In Sphaerisporangium krabiense, the DNA window TCGGCCGTCGAGCTGCAACGCGTGGGCGAGAGCGACGTCCAGCGGATCGAGCGCGACGGATTCCACCCGGCGAGCCTATTGGTGGCGCATCGCTCCTTCCGCCCTCCCCGGCCAGGGTCTTGCGACGGGCGCCGCGGCGGCAGGCCGGCGGCGTGGGGTCAGGCGGACAGGCGGTGCGGAGGCGAAGGCGCGAGCAGGTCGGGGAGCGGGCAGCCCAGGGCCCATTCGGCGAGCTGGGCTCGGGCGATCATGGGAAGCTCGGCGGCCCGGCCCTCGCGTAAGGCGGCCGAGGTGAAGCCGCTGGAGGTCACCAGCAGGCCGGTGTGGCCGGCGTAGGCGTGGGCCAGGGCGCCGAGCAGGTTGCGCACGTGGGGAGAGCCCACGTTGTTCGACCAGCGCTTGCACTGGACGGCGAACAGGCGGCCGTCCGGCGCGACGGCGAGGACGTCCACCCCGCCGTCGCCCGCGCCGCCCGTGACGCGGACCTTGCGGAAGCCGTCCCGCCGGAGCAGCGCCGCCACCAGATGCTCGAACTGCTCGCCGCTCATCTGGTCGATGGTCTCCAGGCGGGCGTTCGCGCGCAGGTAGTGGTCGCGCTGCCGGTGCGACCGGCGGGCGAGGAGCAGCGCCACGGCGGCGACCGCGACGCCCGCCGTGAGGGTGGCCACGAGCAGCCACGGCCCGGACGCGCGCACGAACCCGACGGTCGCGTTGATCAGCGGGACCGCGACGACCAGCCCCACGAGCGCCCACATGATGCCGTCGCCGCTGCGCCTCCCAGCGCGCCGGGCCGGTCGTCGTCGAGCCATCGCGAACCTCCTCGAAGACCCAGGGGGCACCTCGGGACCGAGGTGGCCACACCGAAGAGTGTGAACCCCGCCACCGACAAAATGCGGAAGAGGCGTCTCTGCCGTGGGTGGGGCATCGCTCGCGGAGACCCATGACGTCGGAGCCGTGCGGCGCCGTCCCGCTCACTCGGGCGACCGTCGATGAGGATCACGAGCCGCTGCTCGGCCAGGGAGTCGCGCGGCGAAGACCCGGCGTGCGGGTGCGCTGCCGCCGAGCTCCTAGATCATCCCACGTTCCGCGGGCCGTCGTGACCGGATGCTCCCCGCGTACCTGACGAAACGGCCGTGACGCAGGGGCGGAGCGGGGGAAAAAGGTTTCGGCGCCACGCCCCGCCGCCGGCGCGTGGCCGCCCGGCCGGCGCTCGGATCACTGCGTGGCGGCGGTGCGGAGCGCGTGGAACTGGTCCAGAAGGGCCTGGTCGCCGGTGCGGCGTACGGCCTCGCCGCCGTCGCGGTTCCACAGCCACAGCAGGAGCGGGACGGCGTCCCCGCTGACGAGCGCGTCCCCGTCGAAGCCCGTCCGGGCGTCCTCGACCGCGACGCCGCCGGGCAGCGCCCGCACCGTCCACGCGTGGTGGCTGGTGGAGACCGAGAGGGGACGCTGGTCGGGCGCGTCGAGCAGCGTGCCGAAGTCGTCCTTCCAGCGGGTGCTTCCGTAGCCGACGAACAGCTTCAGGACCTCGTCGATGCCGTCGAGGGCGATGTCACCGGGAATGCCGGACACCGGCCGCCCGGCCGCGAGCTCCGCGTCGACGCGGTGGATCACGGTCTCCTGGGCCATGCGGCGGATCCAGAACCCGACGGTCTGGTCGGGCTCGTACCACGAGGGCGCGGCGTCCCCGGGCTCGTGCGCGGAGAATCGCCCGGTCAGGACCGCGTACGCCGTGTCGAGCGCGGTCAGGGGGTCCGGGTGCTCGTCCGGCAGGGACTCGGGGAAGGCGCCGAGCCTGATGATCTCGGCCTTGTGGAGGTACACGTGGGCGACGTGCCGGGCGAGGTCGGCGGCGGACCAGTCGGGGCAGGACGGCACCCGCGCGGCGGGGTCGGCGGCGGCGACGGCATCGCGGAGCAGGTCGAAGTCTTCCTGAAGACGACCGAGCAGACGAGAGGAATCCATACCTCTCATCGAAGCGCACCCACCGGACCGCCCGAACCTGGTTTTTCCCGCGCCGATGACCGCGAGGGCGTCACGGGACCAGGGCCGAGATCTTCTTCGGCACGCACATGCGCCACGACTCCACCACCAGCTCGCGCATCTCGGCGCGGTCGAGGGCGGCCAGGCGGACGCGGACCCAGTTGTAGCGCTCGTCGGAGGGAAGCGGCATGACGAACTTCTCCGGATTCCCCGCGACCAGCCCCGCCCGTTCCTCCTTGGGGAACCCGAAGCCCATCAGCGTCTCGTCCGGTGAGACGGACAGGTACACGATCTTCCCGATCCGGAACTTCACATGATCGCGAATCAGGTGCTCGGTCGTCCGGGGCAGCGCCGACGCCACCGCACGGATCTCCTCGACGGTGACCATGTGCCCCTCCCACGGGTCCGGCGGCTCCCGCGAACGACCCGGACGGCCGCCCCGTTCCGGCCGATCATATCCACGCCGCGTGGGACGGAGCGCCCGCCGGTTGGAGGCCGTCCGCCGATGCCGGCCCGCCCGCCCCCACCGGCGCGGGCGCCGGCGGGCGCCACCGGTCCGGGGCTCCGAGACGTCCGGAGGCGAGGGACTCCATCGCCCGGACGACCCCGTACGGGCCGGGGGTGTCGCGCAGGAGGGCGCCGAGGCGGCGGGCCCGCTCCGCGGCGGCGGTCGCGGCGAGATGGCCGGCGGCCTCCTTGAGCTCGGCGGACGTCGGCACGCCGCCGAGGACGCGGGCGGCGCCGTGCGCCTCCAGGACCGCGAGGTTGTAGCGGGGCTCGACGTGGTCGCCGGGCACGCCGACGACCGGCACTCCGGCGAGCATCGCCGCCATCAGGCTGTTCTGCCCGCCCCGGGTGACCAGCAGGTCCGCTCCGGCCAGGGCTCGCGTGATGCCGGGCGTCCGCGTCACCGTCACGTTGCCGAAGGTGTGCGGCAGCACGTGGCCGCCCACCCGGTCCTCGCGGGCCGCGACCAGCACGTCGTGGGCGGGCGGCGGGAAGGCGTCCGCGAGCTCGGGGAGCAGGTCCTCGATCGTCACCGTCCCGGCGCTGAGGTAGACCACGACGCGGCGGACGCCGTCCGCGGGCGGCGCGGGGGCGCCGGCCAGTTCGAGCGGGGCGAACAGCAGCGGGCCGGCGTACAGCGTGCCCGGCAGCGTGGCGGGCAGCGGCTCCAGGGCGGGCACGGTGGGCGCGACGTTCAGCGTGCCGCCGCCGTGCAGGAGGCGTTCGACGCAGTCGGGGGCCTCCAGGCCGTGCGCGCGGCACAGCGCGGCGTAGGCGTCCTGGACGTGGCGGAACGCCGTGTCCTCCTCGCCTCCGCCCACCAGGCGGGTGACGTCCGGCGTCGCGATCGTCGCGACCAGCGGCACGCCGGTCAGGCGGGCGGAGACGGCCAGCGTGGCCTGCCACTCGGTGAAGATCACGTCCGGCCGGAACGCCTCGATCGCGGCACGCTCGGCGGTCACCGCCGCGTCCAGGTAGCCGGGTTCCGCCATCCCGCGCACCCACAGGGCCTCGGCGAAGGTGGCGTAGTTGCCGTCGCGGACGGTGGCGGGACGCCGGGGGCGCGGCACCGCGTACGTGGCGCCGAGGGGGTGGTCGCCGAGCATGGGGTATCCGGCGGGCGCGAGGAACGCGACCCGGTGGCCGCGCATGACGGCCTGCTCGGCCACGGCCAGGCACCGCGTCACGGCTCCGACGCCCGCCGCGCCGGCCAGAGGAGCGAAAAGGACACGCATCCGGTTTCTCCTGTCACGAGGGACGGAATGTGCTTGCGGGGGTTGGGCCGTACCGGAGGAGGACCGGCACGCCCGGGGAGGGCCGGGCGACCGCCACGGCCGGGAGGGGCGGTGCGGTGGTCACCGGGCGGGGCGGCGGAGGATCAGGGCGCCGGAGGCCGCGCCCGCCAGTTGGGCGGCGGCGATGGCGAGGAGCAGCGCCACGGTGCCGGTCCCGGTGGCGAGGCCGGCCAGGGCCGCGCCGGCGGCCGCCGCGGTGCTCTTGAGGCCGGCGCCCAAGGTGAAGACCCGCGTGCGGGCCTCCGGCGGCGACTCGCGGTCGCGCACCACCAGCAGGGAGCAGAACAGCGCGCTGTTGAGAAGCCCCACCACGGCGAACAGCGGCAGGGCGGCCCACGCCGACGGCAACGGCGCGATGACCAGGAACGGGACCGTCATCAGGAGCAGGCAGAGCACCACCACGGTCTCCGGCCGGCGCCGCCTGATCGGGAACCTGCTGTACAGCAGGCCCCCGGCCAGTCCGCCCACCGCGATGGCCGACATGATCACGCCGGTCAGCGCGGTGTCGTGCGCCCGCACGGCCAGCAGCGCCGCCAACACCTGCACGGCCCCCATCCCGACCTGCCCGAGGCTGGACCCGACGGTCACCGCGGCGAGGCTCCGGCTCCGCCATATCACCGCCACCGCCCCGAAACCTCTGCCCCGCCGCCCGGCCCTGTCACGCCCCGCGCCGACACCAGGAGGCCCGCCCCTGTCACGTCCCGCGCCCGCACCGGCCCGCGCCGCGGGCGTCGTCACGCGCTCCCGCACGGCGGCGCGGTCGGGGATCGGGAGGGTCCACAGCAGCGCGCCGCCCGCGGCCACCACCGCGCCGAGCACGAAGATCGCGACGGCCGGGCCGAAGACGCCGGCCAGCACGGCCGCGAGCGCGGGCCCGGCGATCCCGGCCATGCTGTACGACGTGGCGTCCAGCCCGAAGGCGCGGGTGAGCCGTCCGGGGACCAGCTCGCCGAGCAGGCTGGTCAGCCCGCCGATCATCAGCGGCGCGAAGCAGCCCGCCAGCACGACCAGCAGGACCACCACGACCCTGGACGCCTCGATCAGCAGGGTGGCGGCGACCAGCGCCGCCGCGTACGCCAGGTAGGCCGTGACGTAGAGCGGCCGGCGGCGGCGCACGGTGTCGGCGACCGCGCCGGCGAGCGGGGCGGCGACGACGTGCGGCACCATCAGCGCGGCCACGAGCAGGCCGCCGTACCCGGCGCCGCCGGCGCGCTCCAGGGCGAGCAGGAGCAACGCCACCCGGGCGCCCTCGTCGGCCAGGCGGAGCAGCACGGCCGTGGTGACGTACCGGGCCAGGACTCCACGCTCGCCCGGCCGATCCCGGGTGGGTTCACGGGCGTCTGCGCCCTGGGCGGCGGCCGGTCTCACGGACATCGCTCACTCCCTGACGGAACGTCGGATCTCACCGCCTACCCACCGTCCGATCCGCCAAGCCGCGCCGGGCCGGTGGTGGCGGCGGCGGTGCGCCGGTAGGGCAGGCCGTTGAGGTGGAGGTGGGCGGTCTCCGGGCCGGTGGAGCGGAACCCGGCGGTGATCGCACGGCTGTCCATGTGCGGCGTCCACGGAGGCGCCGCCAGGCCGGTCCCGGAGTGGGGGGCCGCCCAGACGTCCGGCGCGGCCCTGCGCAGCGGCACGCGATGCCCGCCGCAGGTCGCGAGCAGGTCGTCGGCTCCGGTGGCGTCCACGTCCACCGGAGCCGCGCCGACACGCCAGTACCGGCCCGCCACCGCGGCGGCGGGCAGCCACCCCGTGCCCGGTCGCCGGTCGGGCGGTGCGACGCCGTGCTCCGCCAGGATCGCGTCGATCACCTCGTACCGGGCGGCGCGCAGCTCCGCGCCCCGGTTGTCGGCCCACACGAGTCCTGCGCCGAGCTCCGGGATGGCGAGCAGTTTGCACCACATGCCGGCGTGGAACCCTTCGTGCCCGACCACGCGGAGCCCGCCCCGGCGCGTCAGCAGCGTGCCGAGCCCGTACGCCAGGTCCACCTCGACGGGGATGTCGGCGACGGGCCGGTGCGCCCGGGCGACGCCGCCGATGCCGGACAGCGGGTCGGCGGTGTCGTGGCCGGCCCCCTGGCGCAGGTGCAGCGCGCCGAGCCGGGCCAGGTCGGGGGCGGTGGTGAAGCACAGCGCGGCGGGAACGTGCCGCGCGTGCGCCGCCGGCGGGTCGGACGGCGAGGGCGGGTGGTGCCGAAGGCGGGGTTCCGGTGCGGTGAGGGCGAAGGTGCTGGCGGCCATGCCCAGCGGCGCGAACAGCCGCTCGCGGGCCAGGCCGGCGAAGGGACGGCCCGTCACCCGCTCGGCCACGTGCCCGGCCAGGGACGTCCCGGCGTTGCTGTAGGAGAACACCTCTCCCGGCTCGCCGACGCGCGGCAGCCTGCGCACCTCGGCGAGGGTCGCGCGGCCGAGGTCGCGCGCGCCGCCCCGGGATCCTGCCGCCTCGACGCGGTCGGGCGGCAGGCCGGAGGTGTGGCCGAGCAGGTGGCGCAGAGTGATCGCGCCCGGGTCCGCGCCGTGCCGCAGGCGCAGCTCCGGCAGGTACTCGCCGACCGGGGCCGACAGCTCCAGCGTCCCGTCGGCGGCGAGCGCGCAGATCAGCGTCGCGGTGACCAGCTTCGCCACCGAGTACGCGCGGAAGGCGGTGTCCTCGCGCACCGCGTACGCGGAAGTGCCGGGGAGGCCGGCGCCCAGGCGTCCCGAGGCGACGGTGACCACCGGGCCGGCCCGGTCGAACAGGCAGGCCACGGCCCCCGGAACCCCGTGGCGGCGCCGGAAGGACTCCAGACGCGCCCGCAGCGACGCCTCGTCCACGGCCACGCCCCGTCCACGGTCGGCGACGACGCTCATCGAGGCTCCTCTCTCGTCGTCGGGTGGCTGGAGTTGCGGTGGTGGACGAGGGCCGGGTGGTCCGCGCCGGCGCGGGCCCACCGCACCAGGCCGACGAGCAGGACGTGGTCGTAGACGGGGATGGCCTGGGCGATGTCGCACACCAGGGCCGCCGCCGCGCCGTCCAGCACCGGCACGCCGAGATGGCGGCCGTGGCCGACGCCGTCGAAGCGGCGGCACGTCTCCCCGGTGGCGAAGCGGCGGATCAGCCCGCGCTGCCGCCAGGCCAGCACGTTGACGCCGAACCGTCCCGCCGCGAGGGTGTGCCGGAGCGTGCGGCCCGCGCTCGCGAGGGACACCAGCACGCTCGGAGGTTCCAGGGAGAGCGACAGCACCGCGCTGGCCGTGCACCCGGCGGGCCCGTCCCCGCCCGTGGCGGAGATCACGGTGACGGCCGTGGGGAACTCGGCCATGATCGCGCGGAAGCGGGCGCCGTCCATCTCGGTCGCGGGCCCGCCGAGGAGCGCGCTGGTCGTGGTCACGGCGTGCCTCCGTTCGCGCCTGCGACCGTGCGCGCCAGGGCCCGCCGGTCGATCTTGCCGTTGTCGTTGAGCGGGAGCGCGTCCAGGCGCGTCGCGCTGGACGGCACCATGTACGCGGGCAGCCGGGCGCGCAGCGCCGCGAGCGCGTCCCCGGAGGGAGGCCCGCCCGTGTACGCGGCCACGAGGCTCACCCGCCCGGCGTCGCCGGTGAGGGCGAGGACGACGGCGTCGCGCACCCCGGGCAGGTCACGCAGCGCGGCCTCCACCTCGCCCGGCTCCACGCGGTACCCGTCCACCTGGACCTGCTGGTCCAGCCGTCCGAGGTGGACGAGGCCGTCGCCGGTCGCGCGCACCCGGTCGCCGGTCCGGTACCAGTGCTCCGGCGTGAGGGGCGTCGTGCCGTCGTACGCCGTCGCGGCGCCGGCGGCGTCCACGGTGACGAACCGGCCGGCGTCGTCGGCGGGGTCCAGGTAGCCGGGGAACCGCTGCGGCCCGCGCACCACCAGCTCACCCTCGGCGGCGGGACGGCCCTCGGCGTCCAGGACGAGATGGTCCAGGCCGGGATGGACGTCGCCGACGGGCACGGTGCCGTTCGCCGTGTGGGGCCACCGTGCGGGGTCGGCGGGAAGCGTGTGGGCGCTGCAGGTGACGGTCAGCTCGGTCGGGCCGTAGAGGTTGGCGATCCTGGCGCCCGGCGCGGCCCGCCGCCACGCCTCGGCCTGCGCGAGCGTGAGCTGCTCCCCGGCGAACAGGCTCCACCGCAGGCCGGGCATGCCGCCCGGCGGCAGCTTGCGCAGCCGTCGCGCCAGCGAGATGACCGACGGCACCGAGAACCAGTGGGTGACGCCGCGCTCGGCGACGAACCGGGCCGGGGACATCAGGTCCGCGCGGCCGGGGACCACGAGCGTGGCGCCGGTCGGCCAGGCGGCGAACATGTCGAGCACGGACGGGTCGAAGGTGAGGTCGAACGCCTGCGACAGGCGCGCGCCCGGCCCCGCGCCGTACAACGGGACGACGTGGTCGAGGTACGCGGCGACGTTGCGGTGCGAGATCGGCACCCCCTTGGGAACGCCCGTCGATCCGGACGTGAACAGGACGTAGGCCAGGTCGTCCATCCCGGCGTCCCCCACGGGCGCCACCGCGCCCGGCGATCCATCCCTGGTGTCGCCCACCACGACCGGCACCACCGCACCCTCCGCCTGTATGGCGGGATCGGTTCGCAGGACGGGATCGGCCTCTGCGGCCGGGTCGGCCAGGATGGCGGCCAGGCCCGCGCGGCGCGCGATCGTCGCGGTGCGCGCGGCGGGGAACGCGGGGTTGAGCGGCACGACCGGCCGGCCAAGCCGCTGTATCGCCAGGTACCCGGCGTACGCGATGGGGCTGCGGTTCGCGAGGAGCCCCACCGGCGCGCACGGCTCCCCGGCGGTCGCCCGCGGACCGACGCCGTGCCGCAGCAGCCGCACGGCCAGCGCACCTGCGAGATCGGCCAACTCCGCATAGGAAAGCCGGTATGCCCCGACCTCCAGCGCCACGGCGTCAGGATGATCACGGACACTCGCCGCGAACCGTTCATACAGTGGTGCGGATGCGCTCATGCGCCGTCCTTTCCATCGTCGAATCCGCCACGGACGGCGGAGGACAGGGACACGGGGATGCGCGGGGTCGAGGGCGTACAGGATCGGGAGCCAGTGGCCGAGGACGGATGGGGCGAGGGCTGGGCGGTGGAATGGGCGGCCAGCGGCGAGGGGGCGTGGGGAGGAATGGGCGGCAAGGGGTGAGGGGCGCGGTAAGGGATGGGTGGCAAGGGGTGAGGGGCGCGGTAAGGGATGGGTGGCAAGGGGTGAGGGGCGTGCGGAGGGCCGAGCGCGTAGCTGAGGGGGATGGCGGAGACCGCGCGCAGGCTGGTCCAGCGGTACGGCCCCCAGGCGCCCGTCTCGGCCTCGGGAGGCACCTCGATCCGCCATGGGCGGGCCGCCAGCCCGCGGCCGTCGGCCTTGGCACAGGCCTCCTGCGCCGTCCAGGCCCAGGCCACGGCGGCCTCCTGGTCGGCGGCGGGCAGCTCGCGGACGAGTCCGGCGTGCCGGCCGAAGATCCGGCCGACCATGCGGGAGGACGCCGTCGCCGGCCGTTGCACGTCGACGCCGACCCGCCGGTGCGGGGCCACGGCGGCCGCCACGAGGCCCTGGTCGTGCGACACGCTGACGCCGACCCACGGGTGGCCGGCCAGCATGGGCCGTCCACGCGGCCCGGCCCGCACCTCGGCGTGCCGCACCGCGGGCGCTGCGGCGCCCAGCAGCAGCCGTAGCAGCGCCCGCCCCGCGAGGAACTCCCGGCGACGCCGAGCGTGCATCCCCCCGGCCTGCCGGAGGTCGTCGGCAGTGTGGAACCGCGTGCCCCCGGCCGGCCCGCCTCCCGGTTCCAGGCCGATCACAGCACACGCCACCCAGACCCCAGGCCGCACGACGACCAGATCCGTCGTCACGTCCTCGGTCCTCTTGGGACGGCCCACCGCGCCGGGTGTCAGGCAGGTCGTCGTCGTCACGTTCTCGGTCCTGTTGGGACGGTCCGCCGCGCCGGGTGTCAGGCAGGCCGTTGTCGCATCCTCTTTCCTCTTGGTGCGGGCGGTGGTGGCCAGTGCTGGGCGGGTTGGCGTGGTCATGGCTTCGGTCCTCCCGGTATGGGTTGCCGTGCCGGCTGCTGGGCGAGATGCCGTGGCCTTGTCGGGCGCCGCCGGTGTCGGCCCGGGGATGACGGGACCGTCCAGGGCCGGGGGCGTCGGGTCGGGAGTAGTGGGCGGGGGTGAAGTGGGAGGGAGGTCATGTCGGGCGGATGCGGTTCAGGAGTGCGGGGAGGTTGTCGGCGAGCAGGCCGAGGACGACCTCCGTCGTCCCTCCTCCCACGCCGAACACGCCGGCCTGCGCGCGGAGCGTCTGGGCGCCGTCCTCGGCGAAGCCGTCCGCGCCCTGGAGGTGCGCGCAGTCCGCCAGGACGTGCTCCACGGTCTCGGCCACCGCCGCCTTGAGCAGCGCCGCCGCGACCGTGTCGCCGTCCCGGGCGACGGCCTCGCCGTGGACGCGGCACAGCGCGTCCAGGGCGTGCAGGCGCACCGTGGCGCGCGCGAGCCGGTCGCGGACCACAGGGTGCCGCCCGAGCGTGCCGCCGGCCAGGGCCCGGCCGTCGAGCCGGTCGGCCGTGCCGGCGAGCGCGCGCCGGCAGAGCGCCACTCCCCACAGCGCCCCGGCGAGCCGTTCGGTGGCGATGTGCCGGGCGAAGACGGCCAGCCCGTGGCCCACCCGGCCCGCGACGTGGGACCGGGGCAGCCGGACGCCGTCCAGGTGGACGTGCCCGATCCCGGCCGCGCCGAACAGCGTGGTCCCGGCGGGGCGGATCGTCACGCCGGGCGCGTCGGCGGGGACCAGGACCCAGGTGAAGTCGGTGAAGTGCCCGCCGGGCCGGTGCCGCGCGAGGACCAGCAGGTGTCGGGCCGTGGCGGCGTTGGTGATCCACCGCTTGCGCCCGTTCAGGACGACGTGGTCCGCGCCGATCTCGGCGGTGGTGGCGAGCGCCGTCAGATCCGACCCCGGCCCGGCGTCGGTCGCGGCGAGCGCCACGACGTCCTCGCCGCGCGACACCGCCGGCAGCGCCGCCGCGGCGGGCGGGCAGAGGTCCGCGGCCTGACCGAGCAGCGGCAGGGCCGTGGCGAGCTGGACGCACACGCCGAGGGTGGCGCCGACGGGGAGGCGGTCGTCCAGGGCGGCGAGCAGGCGTCGCAGCGCGGCCGGCTCCACGCGTGGACGTCCGCCGTCCCGGTAGACGCCACAGATCAGCCCCGCCGCGCCCAGCGCCCGCCACACCACGGCCGCGGACGCGTCGACCGGCAGCTCCCGGACGACCGCGGCGACATCTGTGTCGCGCGTCCCTCTGGGGTCGGGCCGGGGGGCGCGTGTCTGTTCACGATGCGGGGAGGTGAGCAGGGGGTTCGGGTTCGTGGATGTGTCAGGCAAGGGTCACCTCCGGGTTGAGGAGGGTGAGGCGGCCGTCGGCGAGGTGGAGGCGGTCGTTGCTGTAGTTGAGCGCGGCCGAGCGGAGGTCGCGCAGGGCCCGTTCCAGGGCGGTCGGAGAGTCCTTGAGGTATCCATGCCGCAGCCCGACCACGTCGATCAGGTCCTCCACCAC includes these proteins:
- a CDS encoding restriction endonuclease yields the protein MARRRPARRAGRRSGDGIMWALVGLVVAVPLINATVGFVRASGPWLLVATLTAGVAVAAVALLLARRSHRQRDHYLRANARLETIDQMSGEQFEHLVAALLRRDGFRKVRVTGGAGDGGVDVLAVAPDGRLFAVQCKRWSNNVGSPHVRNLLGALAHAYAGHTGLLVTSSGFTSAALREGRAAELPMIARAQLAEWALGCPLPDLLAPSPPHRLSA
- a CDS encoding maleylpyruvate isomerase N-terminal domain-containing protein; this translates as MDSSRLLGRLQEDFDLLRDAVAAADPAARVPSCPDWSAADLARHVAHVYLHKAEIIRLGAFPESLPDEHPDPLTALDTAYAVLTGRFSAHEPGDAAPSWYEPDQTVGFWIRRMAQETVIHRVDAELAAGRPVSGIPGDIALDGIDEVLKLFVGYGSTRWKDDFGTLLDAPDQRPLSVSTSHHAWTVRALPGGVAVEDARTGFDGDALVSGDAVPLLLWLWNRDGGEAVRRTGDQALLDQFHALRTAATQ
- a CDS encoding MmcQ/YjbR family DNA-binding protein, producing MVTVEEIRAVASALPRTTEHLIRDHVKFRIGKIVYLSVSPDETLMGFGFPKEERAGLVAGNPEKFVMPLPSDERYNWVRVRLAALDRAEMRELVVESWRMCVPKKISALVP
- a CDS encoding glycosyltransferase is translated as MRVLFAPLAGAAGVGAVTRCLAVAEQAVMRGHRVAFLAPAGYPMLGDHPLGATYAVPRPRRPATVRDGNYATFAEALWVRGMAEPGYLDAAVTAERAAIEAFRPDVIFTEWQATLAVSARLTGVPLVATIATPDVTRLVGGGEEDTAFRHVQDAYAALCRAHGLEAPDCVERLLHGGGTLNVAPTVPALEPLPATLPGTLYAGPLLFAPLELAGAPAPPADGVRRVVVYLSAGTVTIEDLLPELADAFPPPAHDVLVAAREDRVGGHVLPHTFGNVTVTRTPGITRALAGADLLVTRGGQNSLMAAMLAGVPVVGVPGDHVEPRYNLAVLEAHGAARVLGGVPTSAELKEAAGHLAATAAAERARRLGALLRDTPGPYGVVRAMESLASGRLGAPDRWRPPAPAPVGAGGPASADGLQPAGAPSHAAWI
- a CDS encoding MFS transporter yields the protein MSVRPAAAQGADAREPTRDRPGERGVLARYVTTAVLLRLADEGARVALLLLALERAGGAGYGGLLVAALMVPHVVAAPLAGAVADTVRRRRPLYVTAYLAYAAALVAATLLIEASRVVVVLLVVLAGCFAPLMIGGLTSLLGELVPGRLTRAFGLDATSYSMAGIAGPALAAVLAGVFGPAVAIFVLGAVVAAGGALLWTLPIPDRAAVRERVTTPAARAGAGAGRDRGGPPGVGAGRDRAGRRGRGFGAVAVIWRSRSLAAVTVGSSLGQVGMGAVQVLAALLAVRAHDTALTGVIMSAIAVGGLAGGLLYSRFPIRRRRPETVVVLCLLLMTVPFLVIAPLPSAWAALPLFAVVGLLNSALFCSLLVVRDRESPPEARTRVFTLGAGLKSTAAAAGAALAGLATGTGTVALLLAIAAAQLAGAASGALILRRPAR
- a CDS encoding serine hydrolase domain-containing protein; the protein is MSVVADRGRGVAVDEASLRARLESFRRRHGVPGAVACLFDRAGPVVTVASGRLGAGLPGTSAYAVREDTAFRAYSVAKLVTATLICALAADGTLELSAPVGEYLPELRLRHGADPGAITLRHLLGHTSGLPPDRVEAAGSRGGARDLGRATLAEVRRLPRVGEPGEVFSYSNAGTSLAGHVAERVTGRPFAGLARERLFAPLGMAASTFALTAPEPRLRHHPPSPSDPPAAHARHVPAALCFTTAPDLARLGALHLRQGAGHDTADPLSGIGGVARAHRPVADIPVEVDLAYGLGTLLTRRGGLRVVGHEGFHAGMWCKLLAIPELGAGLVWADNRGAELRAARYEVIDAILAEHGVAPPDRRPGTGWLPAAAVAGRYWRVGAAPVDVDATGADDLLATCGGHRVPLRRAAPDVWAAPHSGTGLAAPPWTPHMDSRAITAGFRSTGPETAHLHLNGLPYRRTAAATTGPARLGGSDGG
- a CDS encoding flavin reductase family protein; translated protein: MTTTSALLGGPATEMDGARFRAIMAEFPTAVTVISATGGDGPAGCTASAVLSLSLEPPSVLVSLASAGRTLRHTLAAGRFGVNVLAWRQRGLIRRFATGETCRRFDGVGHGRHLGVPVLDGAAAALVCDIAQAIPVYDHVLLVGLVRWARAGADHPALVHHRNSSHPTTREEPR
- a CDS encoding amino acid adenylation domain-containing protein, yielding MSASAPLYERFAASVRDHPDAVALEVGAYRLSYAELADLAGALAVRLLRHGVGPRATAGEPCAPVGLLANRSPIAYAGYLAIQRLGRPVVPLNPAFPAARTATIARRAGLAAILADPAAEADPVLRTDPAIQAEGAVVPVVVGDTRDGSPGAVAPVGDAGMDDLAYVLFTSGSTGVPKGVPISHRNVAAYLDHVVPLYGAGPGARLSQAFDLTFDPSVLDMFAAWPTGATLVVPGRADLMSPARFVAERGVTHWFSVPSVISLARRLRKLPPGGMPGLRWSLFAGEQLTLAQAEAWRRAAPGARIANLYGPTELTVTCSAHTLPADPARWPHTANGTVPVGDVHPGLDHLVLDAEGRPAAEGELVVRGPQRFPGYLDPADDAGRFVTVDAAGAATAYDGTTPLTPEHWYRTGDRVRATGDGLVHLGRLDQQVQVDGYRVEPGEVEAALRDLPGVRDAVVLALTGDAGRVSLVAAYTGGPPSGDALAALRARLPAYMVPSSATRLDALPLNDNGKIDRRALARTVAGANGGTP
- a CDS encoding 4'-phosphopantetheinyl transferase family protein, with amino-acid sequence MTTPTRPALATTARTKRKEDATTACLTPGAADRPNRTENVTTTTCLTPGAVGRPKRTEDVTTDLVVVRPGVWVACAVIGLEPGGGPAGGTRFHTADDLRQAGGMHARRRREFLAGRALLRLLLGAAAPAVRHAEVRAGPRGRPMLAGHPWVGVSVSHDQGLVAAAVAPHRRVGVDVQRPATASSRMVGRIFGRHAGLVRELPAADQEAAVAWAWTAQEACAKADGRGLAARPWRIEVPPEAETGAWGPYRWTSLRAVSAIPLSYALGPPHAPHPLPPIPYRAPHPLPPIPYRAPHPLPPIPPHAPSPLAAHSTAQPSPHPSSATGSRSCTPSTPRIPVSLSSAVRGGFDDGKDGA
- a CDS encoding acyl-CoA dehydrogenase family protein, producing MPDTSTNPNPLLTSPHREQTRAPRPDPRGTRDTDVAAVVRELPVDASAAVVWRALGAAGLICGVYRDGGRPRVEPAALRRLLAALDDRLPVGATLGVCVQLATALPLLGQAADLCPPAAAALPAVSRGEDVVALAATDAGPGSDLTALATTAEIGADHVVLNGRKRWITNAATARHLLVLARHRPGGHFTDFTWVLVPADAPGVTIRPAGTTLFGAAGIGHVHLDGVRLPRSHVAGRVGHGLAVFARHIATERLAGALWGVALCRRALAGTADRLDGRALAGGTLGRHPVVRDRLARATVRLHALDALCRVHGEAVARDGDTVAAALLKAAVAETVEHVLADCAHLQGADGFAEDGAQTLRAQAGVFGVGGGTTEVVLGLLADNLPALLNRIRPT